One Triticum dicoccoides isolate Atlit2015 ecotype Zavitan chromosome 4B, WEW_v2.0, whole genome shotgun sequence genomic window carries:
- the LOC119292502 gene encoding UPF0481 protein At3g47200-like — translation MKCPFISLVIVTPPPFDYTKNVLHATKSNKMEKAPSIGSSSWVMEMERTIGDIDPAVEMARWKRHSIYLVPERIKNLHNTKAYRPELVSLGPFHHGEPDLLPMEEHKRRAVVHLVKRSGRPLREFVNAVAEVTPQLQEAYKDLGAEWRGDDNRQRFVELMLTDGCFLVEAMRMDALRGKVQGDYAPNDPVFSQYGYLYLWLYIQSDMVVMENQLPLLLLHRLFLVLDHDKYQDAREIRKLVLDSLCPWRRHVVDINPRGLHPLDILHQSLTHDDHQDRRGSKAYVMPSAMEIYEAGIHFKVSDTDSLLDVHFEHGVLSMPAVRVNEGTEKRFLNLMAFERLHPSAGNAVTAYVIFMDNMISSAKDVALLRSKMIIESGLGSDEEVAKLLNNTLNKGGVMSPSSRLHDVQRQVNAHCRKRWNRWRANFIQTYLRNPWVFISLVATVILLVATLLQTFYTVAPFYKLIS, via the exons ATGAAGTGTCCTTTCATATCTTTGGTAATCGTTACGCCGCCGCCGTTCGACTACACCAAA AATGTGCTGCATG CTACGAAGTCTAATAAAATGGAGAAGGCGCCGTCCATCGGCTCCAGCAGCTGGGTGATGGAGATGGAGAGGACGATCGGCGACATCGACCCGGCGGTGGAGATGGCGCGCTGGAAGCGGCACTCCATCTACCTCGTCCCCGAGCGGATCAAGAACCTGCACAACACCAAGGCGTACCGGCCGGAGCTCGTCTCCCTTGGCCCCTTCCACCACGGCGAGCCTGACCTGCTccccatggaggagcacaagcgccGCGCCGTGGTACACCTCGTCAAGCGCTCCGGGAGGCCGCTGCGGGAGTTCGTCAACGCCGTGGCGGAGGTCACGCCGCAGCTACAGGAGGCGTACAAGGACCTCGGCGCCGAGTGGCGCGGGGACGACAACCGGCAGCGGTTCGTGGAGCTCATGCTCACCGACGGCTGCTTCCTGGTGGAAGCCATGAGGATGGACGCGCTGCGGGGGAAGGTGCAGGGGGACTACGCGCCCAACGACCCCGTCTTTAGTCAGTACGGTTACCTCTACTTGTGGCTGTATATCCAGTCAGACATGGTCGTCATGGAGAACCAGCTGCCTCTGCTTCTTCTCCACAGGCTATTCCTTGTTCTCGATCATGACAAATATCAG GATGCTCGAGAGATAAGAAAGTTGGTGCTTGATTCCCTCTGTCCTTGGCGCCGACATGTGGTTGATATAAACCCTCGAGGGCTCCACCCCCTGGACATCTTACACCAAAGCCTTACCCACGACGACCACCAAGATCGCAGAGGATCAAAGGCGTATGTCATGCCCTCCGCGATGGAGATTTATGAAGCAGGAATCCATTTCAAGGTGAGCGATACCGACAGCCTCCTCGATGTCCACTTCGAGCATGGCGTGCTAAGCATGCCGGCGGTTAGGGTCAACGAAGGCACCGAGAAGAGGTTCCTCAATCTAATGGCATTCGAACGGCTCCACCCTTCTGCTGGCAATGCCGTGACGGCCTACGTGATCTTCATGGACAACATGATTAGCTCAGCCAAGGATGTGGCCCTACTCAGATCTAAGATGATTATCGAGAGTGGGTTGGGCAGcgatgaagaggtcgccaagctcctAAACAACACGCTAAACAAGGGAGGAGTGATGAGCCCGTCTAGTAGGCTCCACGATGTGCAGCGACAGGTGAATGCCCACTGCAGGAAGAGATGGAACAGGTGGCGGGCTAACTTCATACAAACCTACTTGAGAAACCCTTGGGTGTTCATTTCCCTCGTCGCCACCGTTATTCTACTAGTTGCCACACTTTTGCAGACCTTCTATACGGTTGCACCCTTTTACAAGCTCATATCCTAG